The Bombus huntii isolate Logan2020A chromosome 1, iyBomHunt1.1, whole genome shotgun sequence genome contains a region encoding:
- the LOC126864904 gene encoding eukaryotic peptide chain release factor subunit 1 isoform X2, producing the protein MSNEETSADRNVEIWKIKKLIKSLEMARGNGTSMISLIIPPKDQISRVSKMLADEFGTASNIKSRVNRLSVLGAITSVQHRLKLYTKVPPNGLVIYCGTIVTEEGKEKKVNIDFEPFKPINTSLYLCDNKFHTEALTALLADDNKFGFIVMDGNGALFGTLQGNTREVLHKFTVDLPKKHGRGGQSALRFARLRMEKRHNYVRKVAEVATQLYITNDKPNIAGLILAGSADFKTELSQSDMFDPRLQAKVIKLVDVSYGGENGFNQAIELAAESLQNVKFIQEKKLIGRYFDEISQDTGKYCFGVEDTLRALELGSVETLICWENLDIQRYVLKNHTNAEEKVLHLTPEQEKDKTHFTDKESGVELELVECQPLLEWLANNYKSFGATLEIITDKSQEGSQFVRGFGGIGGILRYKVDFQSLQADEPLDDVDLDDY; encoded by the exons ATGTCCAACGAAGAAACTTCCGCCGACCGCAATGTCGAAATCTGGAAAATCAAGAAACTTATAAAAAGTCTCGAAATGGCCAGGGG GAATGGGACTAGTATGATTTCGTTAATTATCCCTCCAAAAGATCAGATATCGAGAGTAAGCAAAATGTTAGCAGATGAGTTTGGGACAGcatcaaatattaaatctCGTGTAAATAGACTATCTGTTTTGGGTGCTATCACATCCGTACAACATAGGCTAAAATTATATACGAAAG tgCCTCCAAATGGCCTGGTAATATATTGTGGTACCATTGTAacagaagaaggaaaagaaaagaaagttaaCATTGATTTTGAACCCTTTAAACCTATTAATACTTCACTTTATCTTTGTGATAACAAG TTTCACACTGAAGCACTTACAGCATTGCTTGCTGATGATAATAAATTTGGTTTTATCGTCATGGATGGTAATGGAGCATTGTTTGGCACGCTGCAAGGAAATACCCGTGAggttttacataaatttacaGTAGATCTTCCAAAAAAGCATG GCAGAGGTGGACAGTCTGCGCTTCGTTTTGCTCGGTTGCGTATGGAAAAGCGGCATAATTACGTTCGAAAAGTTGCAGAAGTAGCTACCCAATTATATATTACTAATGATAAACCTAATATTGCTGGTTTAATTTTAGCAGGTAGTGCAGACTTTAAAACAGAACTTAGTCAATCGGACATGTTTGATCCA agaTTGCAGGCAAAGGTTATAAAGTTAGTAGATGTTTCATATGGTGGAGAGAATGGTTTTAATCAAGCTATTGAGTTGGCTGCTGAATCTTTGCAAAATGTAAAGTTTATTCaggaaaaaaaattaattg GCCGttatttcgacgaaatctCACAAGATACAGGGAAATATTGTTTCGGCGTAGAAGATACATTAAGAGCATTAGAGTTAGGCAGTGTAGAGACTCTCATTTGTTGGGAGAATTTAGATATTCAGCGGTACGTTTTAAAGAACCATACAAATGCAGAAGAGAAGGTTTTACACCTAACACCGGAACAGGAAAAAGATAAAACTCATTTTACTGACAAAGAg AGCGGAGTAGAATTGGAACTTGTAGAATGTCAGCCTTTACTTGAGTGGTTAGCAAACAACTACAAGAGTTTCGGTGCCACTTTGGAAATTATTACAGATAAATCTCAAGAAGGCTCTCAATTTGTAAGAGGTTTTGGCGGCATTGGAG GAATCCTCCGCTACAAAGTTGATTTCCAGTCACTGCAGGCTGATGAGCCTCTTGATGATGTTGACCTCGATGATTACTAA
- the LOC126864904 gene encoding eukaryotic peptide chain release factor subunit 1 isoform X1 yields the protein MSNEETSADRNVEIWKIKKLIKSLEMARGNGTSMISLIIPPKDQISRVSKMLADEFGTASNIKSRVNRLSVLGAITSVQHRLKLYTKVPPNGLVIYCGTIVTEEGKEKKVNIDFEPFKPINTSLYLCDNKFHTEALTALLADDNKFGFIVMDGNGALFGTLQGNTREVLHKFTVDLPKKHGRGGQSALRFARLRMEKRHNYVRKVAEVATQLYITNDKPNIAGLILAGSADFKTELSQSDMFDPRLQAKVIKLVDVSYGGENGFNQAIELAAESLQNVKFIQEKKLIGRYFDEISQDTGKYCFGVEDTLRALELGSVETLICWENLDIQRYVLKNHTNAEEKVLHLTPEQEKDKTHFTDKESGVELELVECQPLLEWLANNYKSFGATLEIITDKSQEGSQFVRGFGGIGGILRYKVDFQSMQLEDVEVDTFDLDDY from the exons ATGTCCAACGAAGAAACTTCCGCCGACCGCAATGTCGAAATCTGGAAAATCAAGAAACTTATAAAAAGTCTCGAAATGGCCAGGGG GAATGGGACTAGTATGATTTCGTTAATTATCCCTCCAAAAGATCAGATATCGAGAGTAAGCAAAATGTTAGCAGATGAGTTTGGGACAGcatcaaatattaaatctCGTGTAAATAGACTATCTGTTTTGGGTGCTATCACATCCGTACAACATAGGCTAAAATTATATACGAAAG tgCCTCCAAATGGCCTGGTAATATATTGTGGTACCATTGTAacagaagaaggaaaagaaaagaaagttaaCATTGATTTTGAACCCTTTAAACCTATTAATACTTCACTTTATCTTTGTGATAACAAG TTTCACACTGAAGCACTTACAGCATTGCTTGCTGATGATAATAAATTTGGTTTTATCGTCATGGATGGTAATGGAGCATTGTTTGGCACGCTGCAAGGAAATACCCGTGAggttttacataaatttacaGTAGATCTTCCAAAAAAGCATG GCAGAGGTGGACAGTCTGCGCTTCGTTTTGCTCGGTTGCGTATGGAAAAGCGGCATAATTACGTTCGAAAAGTTGCAGAAGTAGCTACCCAATTATATATTACTAATGATAAACCTAATATTGCTGGTTTAATTTTAGCAGGTAGTGCAGACTTTAAAACAGAACTTAGTCAATCGGACATGTTTGATCCA agaTTGCAGGCAAAGGTTATAAAGTTAGTAGATGTTTCATATGGTGGAGAGAATGGTTTTAATCAAGCTATTGAGTTGGCTGCTGAATCTTTGCAAAATGTAAAGTTTATTCaggaaaaaaaattaattg GCCGttatttcgacgaaatctCACAAGATACAGGGAAATATTGTTTCGGCGTAGAAGATACATTAAGAGCATTAGAGTTAGGCAGTGTAGAGACTCTCATTTGTTGGGAGAATTTAGATATTCAGCGGTACGTTTTAAAGAACCATACAAATGCAGAAGAGAAGGTTTTACACCTAACACCGGAACAGGAAAAAGATAAAACTCATTTTACTGACAAAGAg AGCGGAGTAGAATTGGAACTTGTAGAATGTCAGCCTTTACTTGAGTGGTTAGCAAACAACTACAAGAGTTTCGGTGCCACTTTGGAAATTATTACAGATAAATCTCAAGAAGGCTCTCAATTTGTAAGAGGTTTTGGCGGCATTGGAG
- the LOC126867090 gene encoding protein SERAC1-like yields MLYKYTHVLDRIKYFFTMRLRTYHKYIEYVKSTGICIVVVGGCWFLYQLRQISHILQSSVPTNVLSKDQPHTRYIYIDDPRFKDVLMLRKVENLQSSVPAESFSFAHIIMKWWKSLTRNVAYRLLHIAQSGNDRERLKALNTLNSLKHLKDWHYRHIAQMLDAKTAVSLARMPNVDSRFFLQTPYHHVQYNLQDIIEKVYHLLLYLNTLCENTHPCLLQFLNKNFKDIHSDSLILDHDLTNLGLAIAPAIVWDQELLQNCVQALCHHSCLEPYSKDIIDAGGLPLLMIIKKIFNDNINICILLAKIISNISLHSMYLQDIFQSGWIGTLVEWAQNSDIRLAAAASRALANLDMDENNKYPRRIYLLHPLHKTVANTKLDVIFLHGLLGGVFITWRQRDPDTSEVGVVDPCIIQDGINFSNLVDDQSQDFLRDLTSDLRKREWDKVGHDFEVILDDCPQSTNSRGNGPFFCQGNDTCMKKIYHDRRHKTQCWPKDWLPQDIPFVRVIGVNYDTNLSLWTSSCPIDDKNTMGKRSKEYIKKLLIAGVGKRPTVWVCHSMGGLLVKKMLVDEWRNGDENNICKNTRGIVFYSTPHRGSRVAALKQATQMVLWPSIEVQELREESPQLLKLHNEFLDMLKDYPIEIISFSETKSTHVTPLNVPFQFVTSNSADPGVGEFYEIAQDHLSICKPASRHSFLYQKLLSVLKCHITHEKTTVSPIAELLALPNKLL; encoded by the exons ATGTTATACAAATATACTCACGTTCTTGAtaggataaaatatttttttacaatgaGATTACGAACTTACCATAAATATATAGAGTATGTAAAATCAACTGGAATCTGCATTGTTGTGGTTGG gGGTTGTTGGTTTTTGTACCAATTAAGGCAAATATCACACATCTTACAATCCTCTGTACCTACTAATGTTCTGAGCAAGGACCAACCACATActcgatatatttatattgatgACCCTCGATTCAAAG ATGTTCTCATGTTAaggaaagttgaaaatttaCAATCGTCAGTACCAGCAGAATCATTTTCATTTGCTCATATCATAATGAAATGGTGGAAGTCGTTAACTCGTAATGTGGCATATAGACTATTACATATTGCACAAAGTGGCAATGACAGAGAACGTTTAAAAGCTCTCAATACTCTTAATTCTTTAAAGCATTTGAAAG acTGGCACTATCGGCATATTGCACAAATGTTGGATGCTAAAACTGCAGTGTCTCTTGCAAGAATGCCAAATGTTGATTCAAGATTTTTTTTACAGACACCATATCATCATGTACAATATAATTTGCAG GatataatagaaaaagtaTACCACTTGCTCCTTTACTTAAATACATTATGTGAAAATACACATCCCTGTCTTCTTCAATTTCTCAATAAAAACTTTAAGGATATACATTCT GACAGTCTGATACTTGATCACGATTTAACAAACTTAGGGCTGGCTATAGCACCAGCCATAGTATGGGATCAagaattattacagaattGTGTTCAAGCGCTATGCCATCATTCTTGCCTTGAGCCATATAGTAAAG ATATTATTGATGCTGGTGGTCTTCCAttattaatgataataaagaaaattttcaatgaCAATattaacatatgtatattacttgcgaaaataatttccaatatttcacTTCATTCAATGTATTTGCAAGATATTTTTCAGTCAG GTTGGATTGGTACATTGGTGGAATGGGCTCAAAATAGTGATATAAGATTGGCAGCAGCAGCCAGTCGTGCATTGGCAAATTTAGATATGGAtgagaataataaatatccaAGACGTATTTATCTTCTTCATCCTTTGCACAAAACTGTAGCAAACACGAAGTTAGATGTCATTTTCTTACATGGACTACTTGGTGGAGTATTTATAACGTGGAGGCAAAGAGATCCAGATACATCTGAAGTTGGGGTTGTAG ATCCCTGCATTATACAAGATggaatcaatttttcaaatttggtaGATGATCAGTCACAAGATTTTTTGAGAGATTTAACTTCTGATTTGAGGAAACGTGAATGGGATAAAGTGGGGCATGATTTTGAAGTAATTCTAGACGATTGCCCGCAAAGTACGAATTCTAGAGGAAATGGACCATTTTTCTGCCAAgg AAATGATACGTGTATGAAGAAAATTTATCACGATAGACGGCATAAAACGCAGTGTTGGCCTAAAGATTGGTTACCACAGGATATTCCATTTGTTCGAGTTATTGGAGTAAATTATGACACCAATTTGTCACTATGGACATCTTCGTGTCCAATAGATGACAAAAA CACCATGGGCAAAAGAagtaaagaatatataaaaaaattattaattgccGGTGTTGGAAAACGACCAACAGTTTGGGTTTGTCATTCAATGGGTGGTTTATTAGTGAAAAAAATGCTTGTGGATG AATGGAGGAATGgtgatgaaaataatatatgtaaaaatacacGTGGTATAGTATTTTATAGTACTCCACATCGTGGTTCCCGCGTGGCAGCATTAAAGCAAGCAACACAAATGGTACTATGGCCATCGATCGAAGTACAGGAACTTCGTGAAg AGTCGCcacaattattaaaattacataacgAATTCCTCGATATGTTGAAAGATTATCCCATAGAGATTATTAGTTTTAGTGAAACTAAATCTACCCATGTAACACCATTAAATGTTCCATTTCAATTTGTTACTTCTAATTCAGCAG ATCCTGGAGTAGGTGAATTCTATGAAATTGCTCAAGATCATTTATCTATATGTAAACCAGCTAGCAG acATTCCTTCTTATATCAAAAACTTTTGAGCGTTTTGAAATGTCACATAACTCATGAGAAAACAACTGTTTCTCCAATTGCGGAATTGTTGGCATTGCCAAATAAATTACTGTAA
- the LOC126871445 gene encoding mucin-5AC isoform X2, with product METSKTIGKKNNHEEEVDEEVYEDEYEVESDPKTEHETLKLPKITDSTNAKYERAPSELTAQTEDMSRDEDYVEDPSTSQYDTYNYYNDDYSSPNRSRYRAAEDEHARDYSDAEEEEAEPEEHGEQKGGEEDEEEEEEEEDGKKPQDNDYDTSEEEEEYFDSHHVANVNDSSSDLFEEKDLDTPISTTNNEEGSSMEGSDKTFAFLGPPESRINSSADSSILIGGAIVSVVTTKSVVNGTISVPTTSSPTTTEQVAAPPSSTSMVITEQPVTAITTEDTSRILASVQTSRSISGARFLPFPVIDRIEPIGHSSEKKTSPPPESTESIIDKLDRVQSELSSGFLAGGFRTAGNSLQLDVLNERDRNNRRRYTTTAKTPIISKFVPRRYNDKRNDHATPKPKIETTLDSLEGLLPRDYVTRSSSTVSTLSKTGFRWPTKSTTSTTAEPTTTQLASTASIAMAKKPKTNVIVQDISAFLPPGYKLKKEDSTVTESSLLKDILAKSKVDISSLLPADYNKKRNEDETTTMTTTAKSIGVSSEKSPAEKTIQDLFAKSKVDISSLLPRDYEQKRKNLISEPGDVHTENFTESNVSVTTESTSSTTKKSAGLKLVFPSRPGGRKAINKITTPPSPRGEGPGTVTPKIHRGWPIRVTTEFTGWPSSSTTPISIEKILEAARTATISSASLIPITEATSSTTTTSTTTTTPRPTTPGICEQDCEVAGTIKIIGNTSWVPELLDRNTQEWQKLASEIEREMNFIFSKSAVLAKWYKKIRIDSFSEGSILVDYFVELANVEQDVNTQELKVIFHDSLRTYNANRWNETKTKSSIKLGSFTIDPKYTDFVVIPKVTTPQYTEEDDRLVPQWAIAVIVIGVGGLVFIIIFGVSVLINRHNASKLKPSISTIYEEEVAKNITAHRSSDYSKPVHTIWTDPDVSWNDKSFESTSNKILVEKSFQDNKKYNMYDSWRSQWNGYYYNGSHTSSKYGGYDSTTNLSSRHHPDYDTNF from the exons ATGGAGACATCAAAAACGATTGGAAAGAAAAACAATCACGAAGAGGAAGTAGACGAGGAAGTTTACGAAGACGAGTACGAAGTTGAAAGCGACCCAAAAACGGAACATGAAACTTTGAAGCTTCCTAAAATCACCGATTCCACTAACGCAAAGTACGAAAGAGCTCCGTCAGAGTTAACCGCTCAGACGGAAGACATGTCCAGAGACGAAGATTATGTGGAAGACCCTTCGACGAGTCAGTACGACACGTACAATTACTATAACGATGATTACTCGAGTCCTAATCGGTCGCGATACCGAGCCGCAG AGGACGAACACGCTCGCGACTATTCGGATGCAGAGGAAGAAGAAGCGGAGCCGGAGGAACATGGAGAACaaaaaggaggagaagaagatgaagaagaagaagaagaagaagaagatgggAAGAAACCACAGGACAACGACTATGATACGtcagaggaagaggaagaataTTTCGATTCTCATCACGTTGCGAACGTAAACGATTCTTCGTCCGACCTGTTCGAAGAAAAGGATCTAGACACGCCAATTTCAACGACCAACAACGAGGAGGGTTCCTCGATGGAAGGTAGCGACAAAACTTTTGCTTTTCTCGGACCACCGGAGTCGAGAATAAATTCCTCCGCTGATAGTTCCATCTTGATCGGAGGAGCCATAGTGTCGGTAGTAACGACGAAAAGCGTCGTCAATGGCACGATTTCCGTTCCAACCACATCCTCCCCGACTACTACCGAACAAGTTGCCGCACCACCCTCTTCCACTTCTATGGTAATCACGGAACAACCTGTGACAGCGATAACAACCGAGGATACGTCTCGAATATTAGCTTCAGTTCAAACGAGTCGTAGCATATCTGGCGCTCGATTCTTGCCGTTTCCTGTAATAGATCGTATCGAACCGATCGGCCATAGCAGCGAGAAGAAAACTTCGCCACCTCCAGAGTCCACGGAAAGCATTATCGATAAATTGGACAGGGTACAGTCGGAATTGTCCAGCGGTTTTCTCGCCGGTGGCTTCCGAACTGCCGGCAATTCCCTTCAGTTGGACGTTTTGAACGAAAGAGACAGGAATAATCGCAGAAGGTATACTACTACCGCTAAGACGCCGATCATTAGCAAGTTTGTGCCGCGAAGATACAACGATAAGAGAAACGATCATGCTACGCCGAAGCCGAAGATCGAAACGACGCTCGATAGTTTGGAAGGGTTGTTACCGCGTGATTACGTTACGAGGAGTTCGTCGACGGTGTCGACGCTTTCCAAGACTGGATTCAG ATGGCCGACAAAGAGCACAACTAGCACAACAGCAGAACCAACCACGACTCAACTCGCGTCAACTGCATCCATTGCCATGGCGAAAAAACCTAAAACCAACGTGATTGTTCAAGACATAAGTGCCTTCTTACCACCCGGATACAAATTGAAGAAAGAGGACTCGACTGTTACAGAAAGCTCCCTGTTGAAGGATATCCTGGCGAAATCTAAGGTCGATATATCGTCGTTGTTACCAGCGGATTATaacaaaaagagaaacgaggaTGAGACGACAACAATGACGACAACAGCGAAAAGTATAGGCGTTTCGTCAGAGAAATCACCAGCTGAGAAAACGATTCAGGATTTGTTCGCTAAATCCAAAGTTGACATTTCTTCCTTGTTGCCACGTGATTACGAACAGAAGAGGAAGAATCTTATTTCAGAGCCGGGAGACGTTCATACTGAGAATTTTACCGAATCCAATGTTTCTGTGACAACAGAATCTACTTCGTCCACAACGAAGAAATCCGCTGGTTTGAAACTCGTGTTTCCTAGCAGGCCTGGCGGACGGAAagcaattaataaaatcacCACGCCACCCAGTCCTCGAGGTGAAGGACCTGGCACGGTTACGCCGAAAATACACAGAGGATGGCCGATCAG AGTTACCACAGAATTTACCGGCTGGCCTAGTTCGTCCACTACTCCGATCTCGATAGAAAAGATACTGGAAGCTGCCCGAACCGCAACGATTTCGTCTGCGTCACTAATCCCGATAACCGAAGCAACGTCGAGCACTACGACAACGTCGACTACGACGACAACGCCTCGACCAACCACACCAGGAATTTGTGAGCAAGATTGCGAAGTCGCTGGAACTATAAAGATAATTGGTAATACAAGCTGGGTACCGGAATTACTTGATCGAAATACTCAAGAATGGCAGAAACTCGCCAGTGAAATTGAGCGAGAG ATGAACTTCATATTCTCAAAATCTGCTGTCCTAGCAAAATGGTATAAAAAGATCAGAATCGATTCATTCAG cGAGGGTAGTATTTTGGTAGATTATTTTGTTGAATTGGCCAACGTGGAGCAAGATGTTAATACGCAGGAATTGAAAGTTATTTTCCACGATTCGTTACGGACTTATAACGCAAACAGGTGGAACGAAACTAAAACGAAGAGTTCGATCAAGCTTGGATCGTTTACAATCGATCCGAAATATACGGATTTTGTAG TGATACCTAAAGTGACAACTCCCCAATACACTGAAGAAGACGATAGGTTAGTTCCACAATGGGCAATTGCTGTAATCGTAATTGGTGTTGGTGGATTGGTCTTTATCATCATATTTGGTGTCTCTGTG TTAATAAATCGTCATAATGCTTCGAAATTGAAACCATCTATATCTACAATTTACGAAGAAGAAGTAGCAAAGAATATTACAGCTCATAGATCTAGTGATTACTCAAAACCGGTACATACGATTTGGACTGACCCAGACGTTTCTTGGAATGACAAGTCTTTCGAATCGACCTCCAACAAG aTTCTTGTCGAAAAATCTTTTCAAGACAATAAGAAATATAACATGTACGATAGTTGGAGATCGCAGTGGAACGGTTATTATTACAACGGGTCTCATACTAGCAGTAAATATGGCGGTTACGATAGTACAACGAATTTATCAAGTCGTCATCATCCTGATTAcgatacaaatttctaa
- the LOC126871445 gene encoding uncharacterized protein LOC126871445 isoform X1, whose translation MSRHKTNDNRFVNMILTFLILGYAFVPTNCQQGSAESWDKLSRLIPTNSVYEQQDKNASPVNNPADTLLRSLDENNVMETSKTIGKKNNHEEEVDEEVYEDEYEVESDPKTEHETLKLPKITDSTNAKYERAPSELTAQTEDMSRDEDYVEDPSTSQYDTYNYYNDDYSSPNRSRYRAAEDEHARDYSDAEEEEAEPEEHGEQKGGEEDEEEEEEEEDGKKPQDNDYDTSEEEEEYFDSHHVANVNDSSSDLFEEKDLDTPISTTNNEEGSSMEGSDKTFAFLGPPESRINSSADSSILIGGAIVSVVTTKSVVNGTISVPTTSSPTTTEQVAAPPSSTSMVITEQPVTAITTEDTSRILASVQTSRSISGARFLPFPVIDRIEPIGHSSEKKTSPPPESTESIIDKLDRVQSELSSGFLAGGFRTAGNSLQLDVLNERDRNNRRRYTTTAKTPIISKFVPRRYNDKRNDHATPKPKIETTLDSLEGLLPRDYVTRSSSTVSTLSKTGFRWPTKSTTSTTAEPTTTQLASTASIAMAKKPKTNVIVQDISAFLPPGYKLKKEDSTVTESSLLKDILAKSKVDISSLLPADYNKKRNEDETTTMTTTAKSIGVSSEKSPAEKTIQDLFAKSKVDISSLLPRDYEQKRKNLISEPGDVHTENFTESNVSVTTESTSSTTKKSAGLKLVFPSRPGGRKAINKITTPPSPRGEGPGTVTPKIHRGWPIRVTTEFTGWPSSSTTPISIEKILEAARTATISSASLIPITEATSSTTTTSTTTTTPRPTTPGICEQDCEVAGTIKIIGNTSWVPELLDRNTQEWQKLASEIEREMNFIFSKSAVLAKWYKKIRIDSFSEGSILVDYFVELANVEQDVNTQELKVIFHDSLRTYNANRWNETKTKSSIKLGSFTIDPKYTDFVVIPKVTTPQYTEEDDRLVPQWAIAVIVIGVGGLVFIIIFGVSVLINRHNASKLKPSISTIYEEEVAKNITAHRSSDYSKPVHTIWTDPDVSWNDKSFESTSNKILVEKSFQDNKKYNMYDSWRSQWNGYYYNGSHTSSKYGGYDSTTNLSSRHHPDYDTNF comes from the exons GATCGGCCGAATCGTGGGACAAATTATCGCGTCTGATACCAACGAATTCGGTGTACGAACAACAGGACAAGAATGCATCTCCTGTCAATAATCCAGCGGACACGCTATTACGCTCCTTGGACGAAAACAATGTCATGGAGACATCAAAAACGATTGGAAAGAAAAACAATCACGAAGAGGAAGTAGACGAGGAAGTTTACGAAGACGAGTACGAAGTTGAAAGCGACCCAAAAACGGAACATGAAACTTTGAAGCTTCCTAAAATCACCGATTCCACTAACGCAAAGTACGAAAGAGCTCCGTCAGAGTTAACCGCTCAGACGGAAGACATGTCCAGAGACGAAGATTATGTGGAAGACCCTTCGACGAGTCAGTACGACACGTACAATTACTATAACGATGATTACTCGAGTCCTAATCGGTCGCGATACCGAGCCGCAG AGGACGAACACGCTCGCGACTATTCGGATGCAGAGGAAGAAGAAGCGGAGCCGGAGGAACATGGAGAACaaaaaggaggagaagaagatgaagaagaagaagaagaagaagaagatgggAAGAAACCACAGGACAACGACTATGATACGtcagaggaagaggaagaataTTTCGATTCTCATCACGTTGCGAACGTAAACGATTCTTCGTCCGACCTGTTCGAAGAAAAGGATCTAGACACGCCAATTTCAACGACCAACAACGAGGAGGGTTCCTCGATGGAAGGTAGCGACAAAACTTTTGCTTTTCTCGGACCACCGGAGTCGAGAATAAATTCCTCCGCTGATAGTTCCATCTTGATCGGAGGAGCCATAGTGTCGGTAGTAACGACGAAAAGCGTCGTCAATGGCACGATTTCCGTTCCAACCACATCCTCCCCGACTACTACCGAACAAGTTGCCGCACCACCCTCTTCCACTTCTATGGTAATCACGGAACAACCTGTGACAGCGATAACAACCGAGGATACGTCTCGAATATTAGCTTCAGTTCAAACGAGTCGTAGCATATCTGGCGCTCGATTCTTGCCGTTTCCTGTAATAGATCGTATCGAACCGATCGGCCATAGCAGCGAGAAGAAAACTTCGCCACCTCCAGAGTCCACGGAAAGCATTATCGATAAATTGGACAGGGTACAGTCGGAATTGTCCAGCGGTTTTCTCGCCGGTGGCTTCCGAACTGCCGGCAATTCCCTTCAGTTGGACGTTTTGAACGAAAGAGACAGGAATAATCGCAGAAGGTATACTACTACCGCTAAGACGCCGATCATTAGCAAGTTTGTGCCGCGAAGATACAACGATAAGAGAAACGATCATGCTACGCCGAAGCCGAAGATCGAAACGACGCTCGATAGTTTGGAAGGGTTGTTACCGCGTGATTACGTTACGAGGAGTTCGTCGACGGTGTCGACGCTTTCCAAGACTGGATTCAG ATGGCCGACAAAGAGCACAACTAGCACAACAGCAGAACCAACCACGACTCAACTCGCGTCAACTGCATCCATTGCCATGGCGAAAAAACCTAAAACCAACGTGATTGTTCAAGACATAAGTGCCTTCTTACCACCCGGATACAAATTGAAGAAAGAGGACTCGACTGTTACAGAAAGCTCCCTGTTGAAGGATATCCTGGCGAAATCTAAGGTCGATATATCGTCGTTGTTACCAGCGGATTATaacaaaaagagaaacgaggaTGAGACGACAACAATGACGACAACAGCGAAAAGTATAGGCGTTTCGTCAGAGAAATCACCAGCTGAGAAAACGATTCAGGATTTGTTCGCTAAATCCAAAGTTGACATTTCTTCCTTGTTGCCACGTGATTACGAACAGAAGAGGAAGAATCTTATTTCAGAGCCGGGAGACGTTCATACTGAGAATTTTACCGAATCCAATGTTTCTGTGACAACAGAATCTACTTCGTCCACAACGAAGAAATCCGCTGGTTTGAAACTCGTGTTTCCTAGCAGGCCTGGCGGACGGAAagcaattaataaaatcacCACGCCACCCAGTCCTCGAGGTGAAGGACCTGGCACGGTTACGCCGAAAATACACAGAGGATGGCCGATCAG AGTTACCACAGAATTTACCGGCTGGCCTAGTTCGTCCACTACTCCGATCTCGATAGAAAAGATACTGGAAGCTGCCCGAACCGCAACGATTTCGTCTGCGTCACTAATCCCGATAACCGAAGCAACGTCGAGCACTACGACAACGTCGACTACGACGACAACGCCTCGACCAACCACACCAGGAATTTGTGAGCAAGATTGCGAAGTCGCTGGAACTATAAAGATAATTGGTAATACAAGCTGGGTACCGGAATTACTTGATCGAAATACTCAAGAATGGCAGAAACTCGCCAGTGAAATTGAGCGAGAG ATGAACTTCATATTCTCAAAATCTGCTGTCCTAGCAAAATGGTATAAAAAGATCAGAATCGATTCATTCAG cGAGGGTAGTATTTTGGTAGATTATTTTGTTGAATTGGCCAACGTGGAGCAAGATGTTAATACGCAGGAATTGAAAGTTATTTTCCACGATTCGTTACGGACTTATAACGCAAACAGGTGGAACGAAACTAAAACGAAGAGTTCGATCAAGCTTGGATCGTTTACAATCGATCCGAAATATACGGATTTTGTAG TGATACCTAAAGTGACAACTCCCCAATACACTGAAGAAGACGATAGGTTAGTTCCACAATGGGCAATTGCTGTAATCGTAATTGGTGTTGGTGGATTGGTCTTTATCATCATATTTGGTGTCTCTGTG TTAATAAATCGTCATAATGCTTCGAAATTGAAACCATCTATATCTACAATTTACGAAGAAGAAGTAGCAAAGAATATTACAGCTCATAGATCTAGTGATTACTCAAAACCGGTACATACGATTTGGACTGACCCAGACGTTTCTTGGAATGACAAGTCTTTCGAATCGACCTCCAACAAG aTTCTTGTCGAAAAATCTTTTCAAGACAATAAGAAATATAACATGTACGATAGTTGGAGATCGCAGTGGAACGGTTATTATTACAACGGGTCTCATACTAGCAGTAAATATGGCGGTTACGATAGTACAACGAATTTATCAAGTCGTCATCATCCTGATTAcgatacaaatttctaa